The Flavobacterium sp. 1 genome contains the following window.
GAGGTGTAAGAAGAACAGTTGCAAGATTAGCTACAGAACTTACTAAAAGAGAGTTACAATAATTGTATTCTGCTGAAAGATGGAAGAAAAAAGAAATTTAAGAAAAGAAAGAGTTGGGGTTGTTACTTCAAACAAAATGGATAAATCCATTGTGGTTGCTCAGGTAACTAAAGTAAAACACCCATTATACGGTAAGTTCGTGTTGAAAACAAAGAAATTTGTTGCACATGACGAAACAAACGACTGTAACATTGGAGATACTGTAAGAATTAGCGAAACGCGTCCTTTAAGTAAATCAAAATGTTGGAGATTAG
Protein-coding sequences here:
- the rpsQ gene encoding 30S ribosomal protein S17 — encoded protein: MEEKRNLRKERVGVVTSNKMDKSIVVAQVTKVKHPLYGKFVLKTKKFVAHDETNDCNIGDTVRISETRPLSKSKCWRLVEILERAK